CACGATGAAAACGTGCTGGGGACCGCCGATTATTTGGCCCCAGAACAAGCGGTGGACAGTCATGGAGTCGATTCGAGAGCCGATATCTATAGTCTCGGTTGCACGCTTTACTACCTGTTGACCGGCCACCCGCCATTCCCCACCGGCACGCTGCCGCAACGAATTCACGCTCATCAAACGAGAGCCCCTGCGAGCATCTATATCGATCGCCGCGATGCGCCGCAGGCGCTAGTAGACGTTTGCAATCGGATGATGGCCAAGTCGCCGGAGGCCAGGTTCCAAACGGCAAAGGAAGTGGCGGACGCATTGGCCGCTTGGCTGGCGAACCGGTCGAAAGGCTCTGCGGGCAGCATCGGCGGAGGAGGCCGAGCGGAGCCAGGCGCCAGACCATCGGCCCCGCCGCGACGCACGGGGACCGCGGTCGCTCCCCCGCCGCGGCGCGACAAGCCGGGCAAATCGAACGACACGATCTCCGATAAGGAGAGCGAAACGTTCAAAGGACCTCCTACCGGACGACCGCAGCCGGCCACGACTGCTCAAGCCCGATCCGCCGGACCCGGCGGCAGCAGCAAGCTTGGCAAGTCTGGTCCGCTGAAGCCGGGAGATAGCGGCCGCGCCGCGGGCCGGTCGGGCAAACTTCCCACGGCTCGTGTTCTCGAACCGCCCGAGGATCCGGACGATCTGACGAGCGTGCTGTTCGGCACGTCGGCAATCGGCTCGAACAAGAGCCTGCCGCGCAAACTGACCGAGGCGCGACGCCCGACCAAGTCATCTTCGCTGCAGTTACCCGGCTGGTTCTGGTACGCTGTCGCCGGGGGATTGCTCGTCTCGACGGTCGTTATCGCAATCCTTCTGATGGTCAATCATAAGTTGTGATGCTGGCCGTGTTCCTATGCGAGGTTGCGCAAAATTCATCGCCGCTGCGCTCGTGCTGCCGGCCATCTCCACCGCCATCATGGCGACGGAACCCGCGAAATCCGAACTGGAAAACCGCTTTCGCGGCGCAGTCCATCCCTTCGTACAAACCTATTGCGTCGGCTGCCACGGCGGCGAGAAACCGAAGGGGGATATTGATCTTGCCCGCTACTCGACGTTCGATCGAGTTGTAAACGACGAGCGGCAATGGGCACGGGTGCTGGAAAAGCTTAAGGCCGGCGAGATGCCGCCCGACGAGGCGAAACGCCAGCCTCCGGAGCAGGCTCGCCGGGACGTCATCGCGTGGATTGCCGATCTCCGCAGCTTTGAAGCGCAGCAGAACGCCGGCGATCCTGGCGTGGTGCTTGCCCGGCGGCTCAGCAACTCCGAATACAACTACACGATCCGCGATCTGACCGGCGTCGATATCCAGCCGGCGAAGGAGTTCCCGGTCGATCCGGCCAATCAAGCCGGTTTCGACAATTCGGGCGAATCGCTCGCAATGTCGCAGTTTCTTTTGAAGAAATACCTGGAGGCCGCCCGCTTCATTTCCGAGCACCTCGTGCTCCGGCCCAATGGGCTGGCCTTCGCTCCGTATCCCGTGATCGCCGACACGGATCGCGATAAGTATTGCGTCAACCGGATCATCGACTTCTATCGGCGGCAGCCGACCGATCTGGCCGCGTACTTTCTGGCGGCGTGGCGATTCGAGAATCGGGCTGCTCTGGGCCGGCCTCAAGCCAGCCTCGATGACTTTGCCAGAGAGGAAAAGGCCAGCCCGAAGTACCTGGCGACCATCTATTCCGCTTTGACCGACAAGCGAGAGCCGATGGGCCCGATCGCGGCGTTGCAGGCAATGTGGAAAGCGCTGCCGGTCCCCGACGGCGCGCCGCACGAATCAACCCGCCGCGACTGCGACGAGATGCGTGACTTCGTGGTTGCGCTTCGTCAGAAAGTCAGGCCGGAGTTTGACAACCTGACCGCGCCGCGCATGCACAACGGCACTCAGCCGCTGGTGCTCTGGAAGGATCGCCAATATGCGACAACTCGTTTGACCTACGCTCCCGGCTCGGTATTGAATCTGAGCAAGTCGGACCTTACGACACGTGCCGCTGGCGCCGAGGTGTTGGCTATCCCATCCGACGAGCGTTCGCGCGAACGGTACGAAGAGGCCTTCAAGCGATTCTGCGCAATCTTCCCCGATGCCTTCTTTGTTTCGGAACGGGCGCGGGTCTACCTCAATCCTGAGAAGGAGAAGAAGCTCACCGGCAGGCTGCTCAACGCCGGCTTCCACAGCCAGTCGGGATACTTCCGCGATGATGCGCCGCTTTATGAATTGATCCTCAGTCCCGCGGAACAGCATGAACTGGATGAACTTTGGCAGGAGTTGGATTTCGTGGCCTCCGCGGCGATCCGGCAATACGCGTCGATGATTTGGTTCGAACGGAGCGATTCGAGCTTCATGCGCGGGCCGGAATTCGATTTCGTGCGGCCGGAGGACAAAGATTGCACGTCTGAAGTGAAGATCAAAAAGCTCGAAGAAGCGTTTCTGACCAAGGCCGGCGCGGCGGGGGCCAATCAGACGGCGCTCGACGCGATCCGCGATCATTTCGAGAACGTCAATGCGACCGTTCGCGGGATCGAGCGTGCCCGGCTGGCCGCGGAACCGAGTCATCTGGCGGCGCTCTTGGAAATCGCGCAGCGCGCGTATCGCCGTCCGCTGTCGCAGAGCGAGAAAGACGACCTCGTGGCGTTCTACGGCAGATTGCGAACGGACGACCATCTGGACCATGAACAAGCGGTGCGCGACACGTTGGTGAGCATCCTGATGTCGCCTTACTTCTGCTATCGGTTCAATGCAACGGAGCCGGGCGTCGGAGTGCAGCCCTTGTCGGATTATGAATTGGCCGGCCGGCTGAGTTACTTCCTCTGGTCGAGCATGCCCGACGAGCCGCTCTTGGCCCGTGCCGCGGCGGGCGATCTTCACAAGCCCGAAGTCTTGCTTGCCCAGGCTCGGCGGATGCTGCGGGATAGCCGCGTGCGCGGTCTGGCGACCGAGTTCGGCGGCAATTGGCTCGACTTCCGCCGTTTCGAGGAACAAAACAGCGTGGACCGCGGGCGTTTCCCCGATTTCACCAACGACCTGCGCGAGGCGATGTTCGAGGAGCCGATCCGATTTTTCGTCGATCTGGCGCAGCGCAATGGCTCGATCTTGGATTTTCTCGACGCCGATTACACGTTCGTCAACCCGGTGCTGGCCAGGCATTACGGCATGCCTCCGCTCGAGATCGCGCCCGACCAATGGACGCGAGTCGACGACGCGCGCCGCTTCGAGCGCGGCGGCCTGCTGCCGATGGCCGTCTTCATGACAAAAAACGCCCCGGGCTTGCGGACCAGTCCCGTGAAGCGCGGGTATTGGGTTGTGCGACGATTGTTGGGGGAAGAGATTCCCCCGCCCCCGGCGAATGTTCCGGCGCTTCCGCCCGATGAATCGAAGCTGGCGGATTTGACGCTTCCCCAAATGCTGGCCCGCCACCGCCAAGACAAGAACTGCACCACCTGCCACGAGCATTTCGATTCGGTCGGCTTGACCTTTGAGGGCTACGGACCCGTCGGCGAGCGGCGCACGCTCGATCTCGGCGGCAAGCCGGTCGAAAACCATTCCACCTTCCGCGACGGCAGCGAGGGAACCGGCCTCGATGGCCTGCGGAAGTATCTTCATGGCCGGCAGCGTGAATTCCTCGACAATCTGTGCCGCAAACTGCTAGCCTATGCATTGGGGCGCACGCTCCAAATTTCGGACGAATCAACCGTTGCGCGGCTGCACGCCGCGCTCGATGCCAACGGTAATCGCTTCGGCACACTGGTCGATACCATTGTCACCAGCCAGCAGTTCTTGAATAAGCGCCGCCAGGGCATCCCGACGCCAGAGGCTGAGAGAGCTGATAACAAGGATCAATCCCATGAACGATCGTAACGCAGCCCGTCGCGAGCGCATCTCCCGGCGAACCATCCTGCGCGGCGCCGGTGTGGCGATGGCTCTGCCTTGGCTGGAGTCGATCTCGGTCTGGGGTGCTGAAAGCTCTGCCGCGGCCGCCGTGGGCGACGGGTCTGCCGCCGTGGCCAGTTCGATGCCCAAGCGTTTCGGCTTGTTGTTTATGGCCGATGGCATCAATGCCAATCACTGGTCGGCCAAAGGCTCGGGCGCCGGCATGGAATTGGGCAAGAGCCTCCAGCCAATGGAAAAGCTCAAGACCAAAATGAATTTCGTCACCGGCCTGTTCAACAAGGCCTCGACCGGCGTTGGGATCCATCCGGGTCAGACGGGCAACTTGCTTTCGGGGGTTCGTCTGCAAAAGGGGGCTGAGTTGCACGGCGGCGTCAGCATGGATCAGGTGTTGGCCGCTCACCTTGAGGACCAAACCGTCCAGCCGAGCCTGGTGCTCGGCTGCGAGCAGCCGACCACGGGCTATCACGAGACCAACTTCTCGATGGCCTATAGCTCATATATCTCTTGGCAAAGCGCGACCTCGCCGGTTCCGCTGGAAGAATACCCGGCGCTGGCGTTCGACAGCCTGTTCGACAATCACGGGCAACAGCGGAATAAGAGCATTCTCGACCGCGTGCGCGAGCAGGCCGCCAGTTTGAGCCGGCAGGTGAGCGGCAGCGACAAAGCCAAGCTGGATGAGTATCTCAGCAGCGTGCGCGAAGTCGAAAAACGCGTCGCATCCGCTCGCGACGCCCAGCAGACGGCCCAGGAAAACGCCCTCGACCGCGGCCGGCCGCTGGCCGCCATGCAGCGTCCCGACAACGGGCTGCCGGAAGACATCCGCGAGCACATGCGGCTGATGTGCGACATCGTCGCCCTCGGTTTTCAAACCGACAAGACCCGCGTGGCCACGCTGCTCTTGTGTCGCGATATCTCGGGGCTGTGCTATCCGTTCCTCGACGTCCGCGCCTCGCACCACCCGGCGTCGCACAACGATTTGTCGGACGACTACGAGCGCATCTGCCGCTACTATTGCAGCCAGTTCGCCTATCTGGCGGGCAAGCTCGATGCGATGCGCGAGGGCGAAGGGACCGTGCTCGACCATTCCTGCATCGTGTTCATGTCGAATATGTGGTCCGGCACCCACCACGACTCGACCAAAGTCCCGCTGCTAACGGCCGGCGGATTGGGCGGAAGCCTCGAGACCGGTCGCGTATTGGACTATCTCGACAAAGGAGACGAGAACCGCAAGCTCTGCAGCTTGTATCTCTCTATCATGGACCGCATGGGCGTGCATCTCGATCGCTTCGGCGATGCCGACACACCACTTGCCGGATTCTAAGAGCGCCTAGTACATCCGGCGGGGATTGTCCCGCGTTTGCGAAGCGGTCGAAAAATCTCGTGAACCTCCCGGCACCGAGTGGCGCCCAATGAGTTGAATGGACGGGCAAGATCGTTGATTGACAATCTCACGTCGGCTCTCCATTATCGAATTACTGCAGTCAGCTCATCACGGATTCGGCGATGGGATCGACGTCCATGAAAATCGTTGATGGACTTCCTAGTTTTCTGGATTGTGCCGGATCGCTGACCCTACGGGTATGTGCAAGGTCGGCCGTGGTTCAGTGCGACCGTTTCATTGCTCGATTTTCCTTGTCAACCGGCAAGATGGATTGGGTTGTTGAACGAACGCCGGTTCGACTCGCAGAGACAATGAAACTCCCACGCTTCATCGGCCTCTTCAGTGCGAACTCTGTATTGTGGTTCAGTGAGCAAGTTGTTGCCGAGATCATCTCCATCGGTTGCGGTGGTGCGAGGATACTTGCTCGCGACGCGTTAACGGGGATTCAACTGTGGGAGCATTTCATTGCCATCCCGGATGCGGTCGATTGGGCAGAAGTCACTCCAGCGTGGTCCGGTGCACAGATCGAAGAGATTTACGGATTCATTGCCGATGATGCCGAACGCTTGGTCGTCCTATTGACCCGCCATACCCGAAGAACAAGGATCTATTCTCCGGCTGTGACAGTGAATACTATGCCGCCTTTTCGCTGCCAAACAGAGGCAGTTCGGTTCGAACCATCGACCGGCGAATTGATGTGGCGTGCGACATTTCAGGACGTTCACGTCGGAATAATTGCACGGAATTCATTCTCAGGTATTTGGGCAAGAAGCCCAAGGCTCGGAGTAATCGATTTTGAAACAGGAACGAACACTATTCTGCACGAACTTCCTCATTCGCTAGGGTGGCCGGTTTACGATGGCACTGAGATCGCCGTTCCCTGGTACTCTAAGAATGAGGTCGGCGTTGAATGGATAGATGTGAAGGGCCGCCATGTCCGCTCCGGAAACTGGCGCCATCCGCGTGCGACTCGGACCAAATTGCACCTGACGTGTGCTGGGATGGCTCTGCAGACGAGCGAACAGGGGCTTTGGTGGTTGGGCAAGGAATGCGTACCGTTATGGAACGTCAGAGCCAAGCCATACATTTACCGAGTGCATCGCATGTCTGATACCGACGTCTTCGTTGGAACGGACGGCAATGGTGGCCGGTTGTTGGCTTTCGATGCCGAGTCTGGACGGGAAACGCTAAACCTCAAGCCAGTCCTCGGCGGTGTCGGCGACCTTGCCAAAATTCCCGGCCAAACAATACTTGTCTCAACATTCCGCACATCTCGATCGTATTCGGCGCCCACCCACTTATTAGTCTTATCGATGATGGATCGACGTCATGCGTTGGATCAGGAATGTTTTCATCTGTTGGGGACATGGGAAGATGGCGTCGTCTGCCGAACCGGACGAGATGGCGATCGCATCGCGGTGATCAACTTGCGTTCACCAGAAACCGCCACGGTCTGAAGCTGCCGAGTCGCCGAGCCGTTCGCTGCTGACCAAGGGCACCATTCTAGATTTGCGTGGGTTTGGTGGCAGCCGGTGCGGCAACGGAGTTCGGTATTACGGTCGGTCGGCAACTGGTTCCCGGACAGGAATTCGCCGCAACCCGGCTTCCAAGCCCCTCGCCGCGGCAATAAAAAGTTCAGTAGCCATCCACTCGCGCCGACTTTGTAGAGTGTGGCTCTGTAACGAACCGGACGCCGCTATCGCTTCGTGCTTTGTACGTCGCACTTCGTACTTGATTCACGAGTGTGCTCCTGACAGCGACGCCGTGTTCACGGTCGTCTCGCCGTTTTCTCCGTGATGACGCAGGGCTCTTACGGGGCTTCCTTGCCGACGACGATGATGGTGAAAGTTCCGCCGCCGCGCCCAGGGCGGCCGCCGGGCGGCGCCGCCGGCGGGGTGGTCGGCGGGGTGATCGAGCCGGCGGCGGGCGGAGCCGCTCTGCGGTCCGAGGCGATCAAGAAGACTTGATTCGTCTTGGTGTCGAGCGTGCAGGTCTTGGCGCCCTGCATCGTATCGACCGTCTGCTCAACCTCGAATGTCTTGGGGTCTGTTTCCTTGATGATCGTCAGCTTGCCGTCGCCGGTCGAGGCGAAGGCTTCCATCGTGTTCGGGTTGAACGCCGCCGCGTCGATCCCTTTGCCAATCGGCAGTGTGGTAATGATCTTTCCGTCGTCCGCGTTCATGATCACCGCCGTCGCCGGATTGTGGCAGCAGACAAACAGGACGTGATTCTTCGCGTCCAGCGCGAGGCCGGCGGGGCCGCCTCCCTTGGAATCGAGGTCGTACTGCCCCGTTAGCTTATTCGTCTTGGAATCGACGACCGCGACTTTGCTCTTGTCTTCGAGGGTGATGTAGAGATGGCCAATGCCATCGCTGGCGCCTTGCTCCGGTGCGCCGCCGAGGTCGATCGTTCCCACGATCGAGCCGTCCTTGGTGTCGATCACCGTGGCGTTGGGGGCCGAGTGGCTAAGGATCAGGACGTGCTGCGTGGCGGGATCGAAGAGGATGCCGTCGGGCCGGCCCTCCACGGGAATGGTCTTGAGGGTCGCGAGCTTGTCGGTGTCCCACATGACGACCGGGTTGCTGCTGCAGAAACCATGCTTGTTCATCGTGTCGACCGCGGCGCCGTGCACTCGGTTGGTCGGCGTAATCGTGCCGACGGGTTTGAGCGTGTCCAGATCGTAGGCGTCGACGCGACCGCCGCGCGGGACGTACAGCTTGCGGCCATCGGCATCGGCGAAGACATAATCAAAGCCGCCAGCGCCTCCCACCGCCAGGGACTTGACGACTTTGTAAGCCTGCGCCGCGAGTGCGGCGGTCGGTGAGGACGTGCCGACGATGAGAATCGACGCGACGAGGTTCAACAACCAAAGAGCGGCACGCATGGCAAGAACTCCTATACCGGGCGGATGGGCGGTAAGCCGGACGGACGTTGTTCAACGGGAACACGTAAGAGCTAACATCCGGTCCGAAGGAAGTCAATGATCTTGAGATCATCGTGAAG
Above is a genomic segment from Pirellulales bacterium containing:
- a CDS encoding DUF1552 domain-containing protein; the protein is MNDRNAARRERISRRTILRGAGVAMALPWLESISVWGAESSAAAAVGDGSAAVASSMPKRFGLLFMADGINANHWSAKGSGAGMELGKSLQPMEKLKTKMNFVTGLFNKASTGVGIHPGQTGNLLSGVRLQKGAELHGGVSMDQVLAAHLEDQTVQPSLVLGCEQPTTGYHETNFSMAYSSYISWQSATSPVPLEEYPALAFDSLFDNHGQQRNKSILDRVREQAASLSRQVSGSDKAKLDEYLSSVREVEKRVASARDAQQTAQENALDRGRPLAAMQRPDNGLPEDIREHMRLMCDIVALGFQTDKTRVATLLLCRDISGLCYPFLDVRASHHPASHNDLSDDYERICRYYCSQFAYLAGKLDAMREGEGTVLDHSCIVFMSNMWSGTHHDSTKVPLLTAGGLGGSLETGRVLDYLDKGDENRKLCSLYLSIMDRMGVHLDRFGDADTPLAGF
- a CDS encoding protein kinase, yielding MPNISVEKFLECVEKSELVEKNQLTQVLAALKEADPSALADAERLATKLIDAKLLTRWQCDSLLQARTTNFVLGQYKLLGMLGKGGMSSVYLGEHLRMKILRAIKVLPVSRVNDSSYLERFDQEATAAARLNHPNIVQAYDIGQHKRYHFIVMEYVEGRDLQDVVKDDGPLEYELAANYIRQAAEGLAYAHHSGLIHRDIKPANLLVDGRGIVKLLDLGLARYVDDKAPSLTIAHDENVLGTADYLAPEQAVDSHGVDSRADIYSLGCTLYYLLTGHPPFPTGTLPQRIHAHQTRAPASIYIDRRDAPQALVDVCNRMMAKSPEARFQTAKEVADALAAWLANRSKGSAGSIGGGGRAEPGARPSAPPRRTGTAVAPPPRRDKPGKSNDTISDKESETFKGPPTGRPQPATTAQARSAGPGGSSKLGKSGPLKPGDSGRAAGRSGKLPTARVLEPPEDPDDLTSVLFGTSAIGSNKSLPRKLTEARRPTKSSSLQLPGWFWYAVAGGLLVSTVVIAILLMVNHKL
- a CDS encoding DUF1592 domain-containing protein, whose translation is MRGCAKFIAAALVLPAISTAIMATEPAKSELENRFRGAVHPFVQTYCVGCHGGEKPKGDIDLARYSTFDRVVNDERQWARVLEKLKAGEMPPDEAKRQPPEQARRDVIAWIADLRSFEAQQNAGDPGVVLARRLSNSEYNYTIRDLTGVDIQPAKEFPVDPANQAGFDNSGESLAMSQFLLKKYLEAARFISEHLVLRPNGLAFAPYPVIADTDRDKYCVNRIIDFYRRQPTDLAAYFLAAWRFENRAALGRPQASLDDFAREEKASPKYLATIYSALTDKREPMGPIAALQAMWKALPVPDGAPHESTRRDCDEMRDFVVALRQKVRPEFDNLTAPRMHNGTQPLVLWKDRQYATTRLTYAPGSVLNLSKSDLTTRAAGAEVLAIPSDERSRERYEEAFKRFCAIFPDAFFVSERARVYLNPEKEKKLTGRLLNAGFHSQSGYFRDDAPLYELILSPAEQHELDELWQELDFVASAAIRQYASMIWFERSDSSFMRGPEFDFVRPEDKDCTSEVKIKKLEEAFLTKAGAAGANQTALDAIRDHFENVNATVRGIERARLAAEPSHLAALLEIAQRAYRRPLSQSEKDDLVAFYGRLRTDDHLDHEQAVRDTLVSILMSPYFCYRFNATEPGVGVQPLSDYELAGRLSYFLWSSMPDEPLLARAAAGDLHKPEVLLAQARRMLRDSRVRGLATEFGGNWLDFRRFEEQNSVDRGRFPDFTNDLREAMFEEPIRFFVDLAQRNGSILDFLDADYTFVNPVLARHYGMPPLEIAPDQWTRVDDARRFERGGLLPMAVFMTKNAPGLRTSPVKRGYWVVRRLLGEEIPPPPANVPALPPDESKLADLTLPQMLARHRQDKNCTTCHEHFDSVGLTFEGYGPVGERRTLDLGGKPVENHSTFRDGSEGTGLDGLRKYLHGRQREFLDNLCRKLLAYALGRTLQISDESTVARLHAALDANGNRFGTLVDTIVTSQQFLNKRRQGIPTPEAERADNKDQSHERS